The genomic segment CTCTCGTCACCGGAGGTGCCAAGCGCATCGGCCGAGCCATTGCGCTGGCACTCGCCGGCGCCGGCGCTGACGTCACCATCACCTTCCGCGGTTCCGGCGATGAAGCCGTTGAGACCGTCGATGCAATCGAGCAGCTTGGCCGTCGCGGGTTCGCCTTGGAATGCAACGTGCGCTCCCAACAGTCGGTCCGCCACGCCGTCGCCTCTACCGTCGCAGAGCACGGCCGCCTCGACATCCTTGTCAACAACGCGGCCATCTTCGAGTCAGCCGATCTCGACCAGATCACGCTCGAGCAATGGGACGCGATCTTCGAAACCAACACCCGCGGCCCGTTCCTTTTCGCGCGCGAAGCCATCCCGCACCTGCGCGCGACGCGCGGCCGCATCATCAACATGGGCTCCCTCGGCGGACTACATCCATGGGCTGATCACGGGCACTATTGCTCATCAAAAGCTGCCGTGCACATGCTGACCAAGTGCATGGCAAAGGCCTTCGGACCCGAGGTCGCCGTGAACGCCGTCGCCCCGGGCTGGATCGACATGGACGCTGAGCCCACCGAGCAAACCAGGCGCATGGTCACGAAAACCCCGCTCCGCCGCACCGGAACGCCCCAGGACATCGCCGCAGCGGTCCTCTACTTCGCTTCGAGCGCCAGCTTCATCACCGGCCAGATCATGCCTGTCGACGGCGGCCTCGGTCTCTGAATCCCGTCCCTACTCCAAATGAAAACCCGGAGAAGCATTGCTGCCTCTCCGGGTCCGACAAATGTGTTGCTTGAACGAAACGCAACCGCTCTACTGTTGCGGTGGACGTTCCTTCGGATGCTGCTGCGGCTGAGGTTTCGGCTGCTCCTGTTGTCTTTGCCGCGTGACGTTCTGCTGTTCTGAACGGCGCTGTTCTGCCTGCTGCTTTTGTTGCTGCTGCCGCTGCTGTGCCTGCTGCTGCTTCTCGGCGTTCATCTCCTGCCTGGCGGCTTGTTGCTGCTGTCTCTGCTG from the Occallatibacter riparius genome contains:
- a CDS encoding SDR family NAD(P)-dependent oxidoreductase — translated: MNYELRTANSLLGKSALVTGGAKRIGRAIALALAGAGADVTITFRGSGDEAVETVDAIEQLGRRGFALECNVRSQQSVRHAVASTVAEHGRLDILVNNAAIFESADLDQITLEQWDAIFETNTRGPFLFAREAIPHLRATRGRIINMGSLGGLHPWADHGHYCSSKAAVHMLTKCMAKAFGPEVAVNAVAPGWIDMDAEPTEQTRRMVTKTPLRRTGTPQDIAAAVLYFASSASFITGQIMPVDGGLGL